The following proteins are co-located in the Zonotrichia albicollis isolate bZonAlb1 chromosome 1, bZonAlb1.hap1, whole genome shotgun sequence genome:
- the BASP1 gene encoding brain acid soluble protein 1 yields MGGKLSKKKKGYSVNDEKAKDKDKKAEGAATEEEETPKEAEDAQKTTETTEVKENNKEEKGEKDTQVTANKTEEKEGEKEKTVTQEETQKTEPEKSEAVVDAKVEPQKNTEQAPKQEEPTAASAPAASSEAPKPSEPSTDAKASQPSEATAPSKADDKSKEEGEAKKTEAPATPAAQETKSEVAPASDSKPSSNEAAPSSKEPAATAAPSSTAKASDPAAPPEEAKPSEVPATNSDQTIAVQD; encoded by the coding sequence ATGGGAGGCAAACTgagcaagaagaagaagggaTACAGTGTCAATGATGAAAAAGCTAAAGACAAAGACAAGAAGGCTGAAGGAGCAGCAactgaggaagaggagactCCAAAGGAGGCTGAGGATGCCCAGAAAACCACAGAGACCACAGAAGTGAAGGAGAACAacaaggaggagaagggagaaaaggaTACTCAGGTCACTGCCAATAAGAcggaagaaaaagaaggggagaaggagaaaacaGTGACCCAGGAAGAAACCCAGAAAACAGAACCCGAGAAGTCAGAGGCCGTTGTCGATGCAAAAGTGGAGCCACAGAAGAACACCGAGCAGGCACCCAAGCAAGAGGAGCCgactgctgcctctgctcctgctgccagtaGCGAAGCGCCCAAACCCTCTGAGCCTAGCACCGATGCAAAAGCTTCCCAGCCTTCAGAAGCCACAGCTCCCAGTAAAGCAGATGACAAGAGCAAAGAGGAAGGGGAAGCCAAAAAGACTGAGGCTCCCGCAACGCCTGCAGCCCAAGAAACTAAAAGTGAAGTGGCCCCAGCTTCAGACTCAAAACCTAGCAGCAACGAGGCTGCGCCCTCTTCCAAGGAGCCCGCGGCAACAGCAGCACCTAGTTCCACTGCTAAGGCCTCggaccctgcagcccctccagagGAAGCGAAACCTTCTGAAGTTCCAGCCACTAATTCGGATCAAACCATAGCAGTGCAAGATTAA